The following proteins are co-located in the Ktedonobacteraceae bacterium genome:
- a CDS encoding methyltransferase domain-containing protein, which yields MAASDQEHRQTNQFQEYLRTNQYKDSSNLQARIRIHQLFSTNTYPFHRWVFDHFSIPHPARILEAGCGPGYLWTQNRDRIPENWDITLSDFSGGMLQEAQRNLSKVQGHFSFQLFDIQSIPFEDAHFDAVIANHMLYHVPDRQKALSEIRRVLKPGGKFYAVTNGQKHMQELYQLLKKFNPALPDPRGDLFSLQFGLENGAEQIAPWFKTITLHRYEDGLVVTEVGPLVDYVLSTTAGQAAIENKIAEFTQFLENELAAHGAIHITKDTGMFEAC from the coding sequence ATGGCGGCATCTGACCAGGAACATCGTCAAACAAACCAGTTTCAGGAATATCTGCGGACAAACCAGTACAAAGATTCCTCGAATCTGCAGGCGCGCATCCGCATTCACCAGCTTTTCAGCACCAACACCTATCCTTTTCATCGCTGGGTCTTCGATCATTTCAGCATCCCTCATCCGGCGCGCATCCTCGAAGCGGGCTGCGGGCCTGGATATTTATGGACGCAAAACAGAGACCGCATTCCTGAAAATTGGGATATCACGTTATCGGATTTCTCAGGAGGGATGCTGCAAGAGGCACAACGCAATCTGAGCAAGGTTCAGGGACATTTCAGCTTCCAATTATTTGACATCCAGTCTATCCCTTTCGAGGATGCTCATTTTGATGCCGTGATTGCCAACCACATGCTCTATCACGTGCCCGACCGCCAGAAAGCCTTGTCGGAGATTCGTCGCGTGCTAAAGCCAGGTGGCAAATTCTATGCCGTCACCAATGGCCAGAAACATATGCAGGAACTGTACCAGTTGCTCAAAAAATTCAATCCCGCGCTGCCTGACCCACGTGGCGACTTATTTTCCCTACAATTTGGTCTGGAGAATGGAGCAGAACAAATCGCGCCCTGGTTTAAGACAATTACGCTGCACCGCTACGAAGATGGGCTGGTCGTCACCGAGGTTGGCCCTCTCGTGGACTACGTGCTATCGACAACAGCAGGACAGGCTGCCATTGAGAACAAGATCGCGGAATTCACCCAATTTCTTGAAAATGAACTGGCGGCGCATGGAGCAATCCATATTACGAAAGATACCGGCATGTTCGAGGCATGCTGA
- a CDS encoding dipeptidase yields MTTTNTLPIIIGHNDTLLSLYLPERGGGRSFFVRSDKGHIDLPRAQAAGLAGGFFAIFVPPESHGEAAPRMNIKVTENGYEIPMQAPIDPTYAQRVTIAMMAILFRLEAASEGQLKVVRTTGELEKCVRERVLAAILHFEGAEAIDPGLDALEVFYQAGLRSLGLVWSRPNIFAEGVPFRYPHSPDTGPGLTEAGKDLVRACNELGIMLDLSHLNEQGFWDVARLSNAPLVATHSNAHTISPSTRNLTDKQLAAIKESEGLVGLNFSVGDLRQDGRNDPDLPLAKVVDHIDYLVEQLGIDCIALGTDFDGTRVPLEIGDVTGLPGLVQALRERGYDEEALHKLAYQNWIRVLSKTWK; encoded by the coding sequence ATGACCACTACGAATACCCTTCCTATCATCATTGGGCATAATGATACATTACTGAGTCTTTATCTTCCTGAGCGTGGGGGAGGACGCAGCTTTTTTGTACGCAGCGATAAGGGGCATATCGATCTGCCGCGCGCGCAGGCGGCTGGCCTGGCAGGGGGATTCTTCGCGATCTTCGTCCCCCCAGAGTCGCATGGGGAGGCGGCTCCCCGTATGAATATCAAGGTAACCGAGAACGGCTACGAAATACCGATGCAAGCGCCAATCGATCCCACTTATGCTCAGCGCGTGACTATAGCAATGATGGCGATTCTATTTCGTCTTGAAGCCGCATCCGAGGGACAGCTCAAAGTCGTGCGCACAACGGGTGAACTTGAGAAATGTGTGCGGGAAAGAGTACTTGCGGCCATCCTGCATTTCGAGGGGGCTGAAGCGATTGATCCGGGCCTGGATGCGCTCGAAGTTTTTTACCAGGCGGGGCTGCGCTCACTGGGCCTTGTATGGAGTCGCCCTAACATCTTCGCGGAAGGCGTGCCTTTCAGGTATCCTCATTCTCCCGATACCGGACCTGGATTGACAGAAGCGGGCAAAGACCTGGTGCGTGCCTGCAATGAACTTGGCATCATGCTCGACCTCTCTCACCTCAATGAGCAGGGTTTCTGGGATGTCGCCCGCTTATCGAACGCGCCACTGGTGGCAACACATTCCAATGCGCATACGATCAGCCCCTCAACACGCAACCTGACAGATAAACAACTCGCCGCAATTAAAGAATCGGAAGGCCTGGTGGGTTTGAACTTTAGTGTTGGTGATCTGCGCCAGGATGGACGTAATGACCCTGACCTTCCGCTTGCTAAAGTCGTCGATCATATCGATTATCTTGTCGAGCAGCTGGGAATTGATTGTATCGCGCTGGGTACCGACTTCGATGGTACGCGGGTTCCGCTGGAAATCGGCGATGTGACCGGCTTGCCGGGGCTGGTTCAGGCGCTACGCGAGCGTGGATATGACGAGGAAGCACTACACAAGCTTGCTTACCAGAACTGGATACGTGTTCTAAGCAAAACGTGGAAATAG
- a CDS encoding zinc-binding dehydrogenase, whose amino-acid sequence MKVVQFAQYGGPEVLQLTEVPDPVPGSDDVLIEVKATTVNHLDLFQRDGSRPVNKLPFTPGLEAAGIVVQDSNGFHTGERVLTTNAVSAKGGGGYASKMAVPASHLVRIPDGVTFEQAVAAGLTSSTAWGALFDLGHLKAGERVLIWAGSSGVGSIAIQLAKHAGCWVATTASNRDKAGELRRLGADLVVNHKEENVGQAVQKAGGVNLVIELVSTTLQASLDACLNDGRVVLIGNLGGQKATVDTQTWRLKRTVVIGGGVLHTSPENEERILQLIAEKAIAPVIARTMPVEQAAEAHRILESGEPIGKIVLVHGQ is encoded by the coding sequence ATGAAAGTCGTACAGTTTGCCCAATATGGCGGGCCTGAGGTCTTACAACTCACCGAAGTGCCTGATCCCGTTCCAGGGTCAGATGATGTACTAATCGAGGTCAAAGCAACCACGGTTAACCATCTTGACCTTTTTCAACGCGATGGCAGCCGCCCTGTTAACAAACTGCCGTTTACTCCTGGCCTGGAAGCTGCCGGTATTGTCGTGCAGGATAGTAACGGGTTTCACACTGGCGAACGAGTGCTGACTACCAATGCAGTCTCGGCGAAAGGCGGCGGCGGATATGCAAGCAAAATGGCCGTACCTGCCTCGCATCTTGTACGCATTCCTGATGGAGTCACATTTGAGCAGGCAGTAGCGGCAGGCCTGACTTCATCGACGGCCTGGGGGGCATTATTTGATCTTGGACATTTAAAGGCGGGAGAGCGTGTGTTGATCTGGGCCGGTTCGAGTGGTGTAGGTTCAATTGCGATACAGCTCGCCAAACATGCCGGATGCTGGGTAGCGACAACTGCCAGCAACAGAGACAAGGCTGGTGAATTGCGCCGTTTAGGAGCCGACCTGGTGGTCAATCATAAAGAAGAGAATGTTGGACAGGCAGTTCAAAAAGCTGGCGGCGTGAATCTGGTGATCGAACTCGTCAGCACAACTTTGCAGGCCAGCCTCGATGCTTGCCTGAACGATGGACGCGTGGTGCTTATCGGCAACCTGGGCGGTCAAAAGGCCACCGTCGATACACAAACATGGCGCCTCAAACGCACTGTGGTAATTGGAGGTGGCGTGTTACATACATCTCCCGAAAACGAGGAGCGCATCTTGCAATTGATCGCCGAAAAGGCCATTGCTCCCGTTATTGCCCGCACGATGCCGGTGGAACAGGCAGCAGAGGCGCATCGCATATTGGAATCGGGCGAGCCAATCGGTAAGATCGTGCTTGTGCATGGTCAATAA
- a CDS encoding 4Fe-4S dicluster domain-containing protein, translating to MQPIEERLELVRFKVDKTAHIRVNSETCKECDTTPCVYVCPAGLFELLGGEMHFSYEHCLECGTCYVACERKAIEWDYPRGGWGVSFRAS from the coding sequence ATGCAACCCATTGAGGAGCGGCTGGAACTGGTACGCTTCAAAGTCGATAAAACGGCGCATATTCGCGTCAATAGCGAAACATGCAAAGAGTGTGATACCACTCCTTGCGTTTACGTGTGTCCTGCCGGTCTATTCGAGTTGCTGGGAGGCGAGATGCACTTCTCCTACGAGCACTGCCTGGAATGCGGTACCTGCTATGTCGCCTGCGAACGCAAAGCTATCGAATGGGATTATCCGCGTGGCGGCTGGGGAGTTAGCTTCCGCGCATCTTAA
- a CDS encoding MFS transporter: MIAAVSKRFQSVSALKFRSFRMVWIGQSVSSLGDGIFYIALAWQVLLMTHSGTAMGIVLVSSTIPRLAFLLIGGVTADRMPRRLIILWSDGGRGVVVLLISILGFTGLLQFWHLVVESLIFGIVDGFFNPAVVSITPDLVEKEQLASANALISFSGNLAQLLGPILGAGLIALFSPMGAFAANALSYFVSVAFLLPVHIPERHMLNALETQQSTNEGGQEELLAKRKGFRSVIADVREGLAYVRGSRWLWVSITNFALFNVGFVAALSVAMPKLVHDVYGQGAWLLGLISGVGAIGSFLALVLIGQATRIKKRGLLAYLSTALSCIGILIFGLPFPRVFAPVIAPLASVLVGFGLAFFNTIWFTILHETIPSDKLGRVVSLDSLGSFIMIPIGEVVGGILTDRIGPAMVFIVFGIFNLAIVLIPLLVREVRELE; the protein is encoded by the coding sequence ATGATTGCGGCTGTAAGTAAACGCTTTCAATCTGTCAGCGCATTAAAATTCCGTTCTTTCAGGATGGTCTGGATAGGGCAGAGCGTCTCTAGCCTGGGAGATGGCATATTCTATATCGCCCTGGCATGGCAGGTTCTGCTGATGACCCATTCCGGCACCGCCATGGGCATTGTACTTGTCTCAAGCACCATTCCCCGGCTGGCATTCCTGTTGATTGGAGGGGTGACCGCAGATCGTATGCCGAGACGTCTGATTATCCTCTGGTCAGACGGGGGGCGCGGCGTAGTTGTGCTACTTATCAGTATTCTCGGCTTTACGGGTCTGTTGCAATTCTGGCACCTGGTCGTCGAATCGCTTATCTTTGGCATTGTGGATGGTTTCTTCAACCCGGCAGTGGTGTCGATAACGCCCGACCTTGTCGAAAAAGAGCAACTGGCCTCGGCAAATGCGCTGATCTCATTCAGTGGCAACCTGGCGCAGTTGCTCGGTCCGATACTGGGCGCCGGACTGATCGCCCTGTTCAGCCCGATGGGTGCTTTTGCCGCCAATGCCCTGAGCTACTTCGTCTCGGTCGCCTTTCTCCTGCCCGTCCATATTCCTGAACGGCATATGCTCAACGCGCTTGAAACTCAGCAATCCACGAACGAAGGCGGTCAAGAGGAACTGCTCGCAAAGCGCAAAGGCTTTCGCAGTGTGATTGCCGATGTTCGGGAGGGTCTGGCCTATGTACGAGGCTCGCGATGGCTGTGGGTAAGCATCACCAATTTCGCGCTCTTCAATGTTGGCTTTGTTGCCGCACTTTCGGTTGCCATGCCCAAGCTAGTGCATGATGTCTACGGTCAGGGTGCATGGCTGCTCGGTCTAATCAGTGGAGTGGGAGCCATTGGTTCATTCCTGGCGCTCGTGCTGATCGGCCAGGCTACGCGCATCAAAAAGCGTGGCCTGCTGGCCTATCTCTCGACCGCCCTGAGTTGCATTGGTATCCTGATTTTCGGCCTGCCATTTCCACGTGTGTTCGCGCCGGTTATCGCGCCTCTGGCCAGTGTGCTGGTCGGTTTCGGGCTGGCTTTCTTCAATACCATCTGGTTCACCATCCTGCACGAAACGATTCCCAGCGATAAGCTGGGGCGCGTAGTCAGCCTGGATTCGCTCGGCTCTTTTATTATGATTCCCATCGGTGAGGTAGTGGGTGGCATCTTGACCGACCGCATCGGCCCGGCAATGGTTTTCATTGTCTTCGGCATATTCAACCTGGCAATTGTGCTGATCCCTCTGCTGGTGCGCGAGGTGCGCGAGTTGGAGTAA
- a CDS encoding FAD-dependent oxidoreductase yields MKTTQQFDAIVVGAGPAGSSAALAMARAGLSVALIERGEYAGAKNVSGAALYAPELLASLLPDYWEEAPVERYLTRRVVTFLGEESALSVDFRTSHFAHPPYNGFTVLRPKFDRWLAGKAEEEGALLITSTVVDDLLYEGEQVIGVRCRREDGELYAPVVVAADGANSFLAKKAGLQREFRAEEMSLGVKEILRLDADTIEERFNLTGDEGMANEFVGFATGNVKGGGFLYTNRDTLSIGVITQIASLAEKRLKAYELLDQFKQHPSVAPLVRDSVTLEYSAHMIPEAGWAMLPKLSQGGLLVVGDAAGFVFAAGIFLEGMNFAIASGLAAAETIQQAHAESDFSALSMSRYRKRLEQSFVLQDLKRFHRAPDFVNNERLQNLYPELFCQAAENVFRSNGTPRSKLGRTIFKTMRGKVPLRTLVRDGWQAARALFF; encoded by the coding sequence ATGAAGACAACACAGCAATTCGACGCCATCGTTGTGGGCGCCGGACCGGCGGGAAGCAGCGCCGCGCTGGCGATGGCCCGCGCCGGATTATCCGTAGCCTTAATCGAGCGCGGTGAATACGCGGGCGCCAAGAATGTGTCGGGGGCCGCGCTCTATGCTCCTGAGCTACTGGCCAGTCTGCTGCCGGATTATTGGGAAGAGGCGCCCGTTGAACGCTACCTGACACGGCGCGTCGTCACCTTCCTGGGCGAGGAATCCGCGCTTTCGGTCGATTTTCGCACGAGTCATTTCGCGCACCCGCCCTATAACGGCTTCACGGTGCTACGCCCCAAATTTGATCGCTGGCTCGCCGGCAAAGCCGAGGAGGAGGGCGCGCTGCTCATCACCTCGACCGTGGTTGACGACCTGCTTTACGAGGGAGAGCAGGTGATTGGTGTGCGCTGCCGCCGCGAGGATGGAGAGCTTTACGCGCCGGTGGTGGTTGCTGCCGATGGAGCCAATTCTTTTCTGGCGAAGAAAGCCGGCTTGCAACGTGAGTTTCGCGCTGAGGAAATGTCGCTGGGCGTCAAGGAGATTCTACGGCTCGATGCTGACACCATAGAAGAACGCTTCAATCTGACCGGTGATGAGGGCATGGCCAATGAATTCGTGGGATTTGCCACCGGCAATGTCAAAGGCGGCGGTTTCCTCTATACCAATCGCGACACGCTTTCCATTGGTGTGATTACGCAGATCGCATCGCTGGCCGAAAAGCGCCTCAAAGCCTATGAGTTGCTCGATCAGTTCAAGCAGCATCCATCAGTTGCCCCATTGGTGCGCGATAGCGTTACGCTGGAATATTCGGCGCATATGATTCCTGAAGCCGGTTGGGCTATGCTGCCCAAGCTCTCACAAGGTGGTTTGCTGGTGGTGGGAGACGCGGCAGGTTTTGTCTTTGCCGCCGGAATTTTTCTGGAAGGTATGAACTTCGCGATTGCTTCAGGGCTGGCCGCGGCAGAGACGATTCAGCAGGCCCATGCCGAGTCCGATTTCTCGGCGCTCAGCATGTCGCGCTATCGCAAGCGGCTCGAGCAGAGCTTTGTGTTGCAAGATCTGAAACGCTTCCACCGCGCTCCTGATTTTGTCAATAACGAACGCTTGCAGAACCTCTATCCTGAATTGTTCTGCCAGGCTGCAGAGAATGTCTTTCGCTCGAATGGCACACCGCGCAGCAAGCTGGGACGCACTATCTTTAAAACTATGCGGGGGAAAGTGCCGCTGCGCACGCTGGTACGCGACGGCTGGCAGGCTGCACGCGCCCTATTCTTTTAG
- a CDS encoding mycofactocin system FadH/OYE family oxidoreductase 2: MAGQYQYLFTPIRIGQTIIPNRVVFAAHLTNLAEENLPGPRLIAYYAERARGGCGLIITEEQSVHPSDWAYQKLIHGFDSHVIPHYRHMTRAVHDYGTRMFAQINHNGMQASSIYSRRPVVGPSSLVDPIHREMCKELEPEEIAEIVRGYALVARHVREGGFDGAELQSSHSSLMRQFFSPYYNRRDDDYGGSLENRMRFALEVIEAVRAEVGRDFTLGIRLCGDELIPAGLTLDDVCEIARRLEATGQLDFINTSIGEFHNLYMVEGSMHTPPGYQLFVSASIRETVKLPVFCTGRIKDPVQAERILREGLADMVDVVRGQICDPEFTRKAREGRSESIRLCISCNQYCIGRMGLNLSLGCIQTPATGNELQFSNLIKTHEFKEQRPRLHRPQLMVVGGGPAGMQAAKVAAQRGYRVRLYEKQEELGGQINLLVRVPSRVEFGDASRNLQREIQEAGVEVNLGVEVTAEMIEREHPDAVIIATGSYPNLPPLPGIDLPHVATVWQVLQGEKSAQPGESVLVYDTIGFHQATSTAEWLAEGGCQVEVVTPQFYVGGDLGITLDIELWYRRVLAKGVKLTANHFLAGLAAGSATIVNNYTGQSRQIEQLALVVMATPQVANDGLYRQLQGRVKELYRVGDCIAPRRVEHAILDGERAARALG; this comes from the coding sequence ATGGCAGGACAATATCAATATCTTTTTACACCCATACGTATCGGACAGACAATTATTCCTAACCGTGTGGTCTTTGCCGCGCACCTGACGAATCTTGCCGAGGAAAATTTGCCAGGGCCCAGACTGATTGCCTACTATGCGGAACGAGCCAGGGGCGGCTGCGGGCTGATCATCACCGAAGAGCAATCGGTGCATCCGAGCGATTGGGCCTATCAAAAGCTCATACATGGCTTCGACTCCCATGTCATTCCCCATTACCGGCACATGACGCGCGCGGTTCATGATTACGGCACGCGCATGTTCGCGCAGATCAACCACAATGGCATGCAGGCCAGCAGCATCTATTCGCGTCGTCCCGTTGTCGGGCCATCGTCGCTGGTCGATCCGATTCACCGCGAGATGTGCAAGGAGTTGGAGCCGGAAGAGATTGCCGAAATCGTGCGCGGCTACGCACTTGTAGCACGACACGTGCGCGAAGGAGGGTTCGATGGTGCAGAACTCCAATCGTCGCATAGTTCATTGATGCGACAATTCTTCTCACCCTACTACAACCGGCGCGATGATGATTATGGTGGTTCCCTGGAAAACCGCATGCGCTTCGCCCTGGAGGTAATCGAGGCGGTGCGAGCCGAAGTTGGACGCGATTTCACGCTCGGCATCCGGCTTTGTGGCGATGAATTGATACCGGCGGGGTTAACGCTCGATGATGTCTGCGAAATCGCGCGGCGCCTGGAAGCAACGGGGCAGCTTGATTTCATCAATACCAGCATTGGCGAGTTTCACAACCTCTACATGGTAGAGGGTTCGATGCACACACCGCCCGGCTACCAATTGTTCGTCTCGGCCAGTATTCGCGAAACGGTCAAACTGCCCGTCTTCTGTACCGGGCGCATCAAGGACCCGGTGCAGGCCGAACGCATCCTGCGCGAGGGATTGGCGGATATGGTGGACGTAGTACGCGGCCAGATCTGCGACCCCGAATTTACACGCAAAGCGCGTGAAGGACGCAGCGAATCGATCCGGCTCTGCATCTCCTGCAACCAGTATTGCATCGGGCGCATGGGCCTTAATTTAAGTCTCGGCTGCATTCAAACGCCCGCGACCGGAAACGAACTTCAATTCTCCAATCTTATCAAAACCCACGAGTTCAAAGAGCAAAGACCGCGCCTGCACAGGCCACAGTTAATGGTCGTTGGCGGAGGTCCAGCAGGGATGCAGGCGGCGAAGGTCGCAGCACAACGCGGCTATCGTGTCCGGCTATATGAAAAACAAGAAGAGTTGGGTGGTCAGATCAACCTGCTCGTGCGCGTTCCCAGCCGTGTAGAATTTGGCGATGCCTCGCGCAACCTGCAGCGCGAAATTCAGGAGGCAGGAGTCGAGGTGAACCTGGGAGTCGAGGTTACAGCGGAGATGATTGAGCGCGAACACCCCGATGCGGTTATTATCGCGACAGGCTCATATCCCAATCTTCCGCCCCTGCCCGGCATCGATTTACCACACGTTGCCACGGTCTGGCAGGTGTTGCAGGGCGAGAAAAGCGCTCAACCGGGAGAATCCGTCCTTGTCTATGACACCATCGGTTTTCACCAGGCAACCAGTACAGCCGAGTGGCTAGCAGAGGGTGGTTGCCAGGTAGAGGTGGTAACGCCGCAATTCTACGTTGGCGGCGACCTGGGAATCACGCTGGACATCGAGCTATGGTATCGCCGCGTACTGGCAAAAGGCGTGAAATTGACAGCCAATCATTTCCTGGCCGGATTGGCAGCGGGCAGTGCCACCATCGTCAACAACTATACCGGTCAATCCCGTCAGATCGAGCAGCTTGCCCTGGTGGTGATGGCTACGCCACAGGTTGCTAATGACGGCCTGTACCGGCAGTTGCAAGGGAGGGTGAAGGAACTGTACCGCGTCGGGGATTGCATTGCCCCGCGGCGCGTTGAACACGCGATTCTGGATGGGGAGAGAGCGGCAAGGGCTTTGGGCTAA
- a CDS encoding electron transfer flavoprotein subunit alpha/FixB family protein: MSEIWAVLEYDGIAFHENSDELLAELVEIARKHQQEKVCAVILIAPGMPLPDTTYLANPGMHNLYVLEHPLLAQYTTGGYVSALAWLIEQQHPSLVLASDTLYGRDWIPRLAARLHLPFVSGCLGVELHNDSLLALRSVYEGRAYVQTRTELHGKTGLATLVPGVRGTPVKNEQGASQTLAIKREIPEIVVGPGQERIRRLALQAPSPEEIELDAAERIVAGGRGVGQEGFRHIADFARMIGAAVGATRVATDRGWVEQARQIGATGKSVHPKLYIACGISGAAQHISGMREAQTVVAINPDRTAPIFALADLGLLGDASQVLLLTADMLQSQRVEPS, encoded by the coding sequence ATGTCCGAAATCTGGGCTGTGCTTGAATATGATGGCATTGCGTTTCATGAGAATAGCGACGAGTTGCTGGCCGAACTGGTCGAAATTGCGCGAAAGCACCAACAGGAAAAAGTATGCGCGGTCATTCTCATTGCTCCCGGCATGCCATTGCCGGATACGACCTATCTGGCAAATCCAGGCATGCACAACCTCTACGTTCTGGAGCACCCACTGCTGGCTCAGTATACAACCGGCGGATATGTCAGCGCCCTGGCATGGTTGATAGAGCAGCAGCATCCTTCACTTGTGCTGGCCAGCGACACGCTATACGGTCGGGATTGGATACCACGGCTCGCGGCACGATTACATCTTCCATTCGTTTCGGGCTGCCTTGGAGTCGAACTGCACAACGATTCTCTGTTAGCATTACGCTCAGTCTATGAAGGACGCGCTTATGTCCAGACGCGCACCGAATTGCATGGGAAAACCGGATTGGCAACCCTTGTGCCAGGAGTGCGCGGTACACCGGTAAAAAACGAGCAAGGTGCATCCCAAACACTGGCGATCAAACGCGAGATACCGGAGATTGTTGTCGGTCCCGGGCAGGAGCGCATCCGGCGTCTTGCTTTGCAGGCACCTTCACCAGAGGAGATCGAACTGGATGCGGCTGAACGAATCGTTGCTGGCGGGCGCGGAGTGGGACAGGAGGGGTTCAGACATATTGCCGACTTTGCGCGCATGATTGGCGCGGCGGTGGGCGCGACAAGAGTGGCGACCGACCGGGGCTGGGTCGAGCAGGCACGGCAAATTGGTGCTACCGGTAAGAGTGTTCATCCAAAACTCTATATCGCCTGTGGTATCTCCGGCGCGGCCCAGCATATCAGCGGCATGCGCGAGGCCCAGACCGTTGTAGCCATCAATCCAGACCGGACGGCTCCTATCTTCGCGCTGGCCGACCTGGGCTTGCTCGGAGACGCGAGCCAGGTGCTTTTGCTGACAGCGGATATGCTTCAATCCCAACGGGTTGAGCCATCCTGA
- a CDS encoding response regulator: MAQLPVVLIIDDSVPSRLLMASALQNAGYDVITASDGPEGRIKALKQHPRCIILDVVLPGVDGFRLCRQLRALDPYRKLSIILVSVKNTALDHSWGLRQGADRYLPKPFSAEELIKVVGEVIAEHS, from the coding sequence ATGGCTCAATTACCGGTAGTCCTCATTATCGATGATAGTGTACCGTCACGCCTTTTAATGGCAAGTGCTCTTCAAAATGCCGGGTATGATGTGATAACGGCGTCAGATGGGCCTGAAGGAAGGATAAAAGCACTCAAGCAACATCCCCGTTGTATCATATTGGATGTGGTATTACCAGGAGTCGATGGATTCAGGCTATGCAGGCAACTGAGAGCATTAGATCCATATCGTAAACTCTCTATCATTCTGGTTAGCGTCAAAAATACTGCCCTGGATCATAGCTGGGGGCTACGCCAGGGCGCTGACCGTTACTTACCCAAACCATTTTCAGCCGAGGAGCTCATCAAGGTTGTTGGAGAAGTAATCGCTGAACACTCTTGA